TCTGCCGCACCCGGCCGGccgccccccgcgcgcgcgtacGGCGTACATACATACGTGTGATCCCATCTGCCGGTCTGCCCGCCGTGGACCGAGGGTGTCGCGGTCACCCGCCGTGCGCCCCCCGCGCGTGCCCGCAGGCAACGTGGTCGCGCGGGCACGTGGTAATATAGTATACACAAGTCTCTGGTGGTAAACGGCATCCACCTCCTCTTTCCCTCTCCGGCAGCACAGGCTGTAAAGACGAGGACCTCAcgcgagcgagcgagagcgcgcggccgcggccgcggcgtgaTATGATCCTCCTCCTGGTCGTCGTGGTCGATGCATCGGTAGTCCATCGACCGATCGACCTGCTGCCCCCCACTTCGGCCCACTAACCGAACGCCGGATTTTAATATACCAACCCACAACCCAACCACTACGCCAGCGCTGCTTCGCTACGCCTGCTGGACACAAACTGACAGCGGATCGGatatgggggggggggggggggggggagcatcGTCCGGGTAATAATCCAATATCCAAGCCCCTCCACTCCACTCGCAATGTAATGTTTTAAGACCTGTTTCTTTCGGCTtggaattattataatctagattattgagtcagattactgtaatagaataagcggttagttgtttctttacTAAATTATTAGGTTTTtaagtctaaagagggagtagggtggcatggtggataatttttcacccaataatctagaaaaagctcATCTAATGAGCTTATCAAATTATAATAAGTtgggctccagattataataagcgaAACATGGCCTAAAGTTAATTGTTTTGAGACcacttttctttttgaaatCTGAAATTAAATATTGTCCTGATAGGCTGATACCCTACATGTCAGACAGCAACAAAGGCAGCTCCCAGTCAGGTTTGGGCGATTGCTCGAGCTCCGCCGCTAGCTGCCACCTTCACTACAAATTACCAATTTGCCATCGATgtataaaaaatagtaaatcaCCGAGAAACACAATTAACCGTTTAAACTTGACGATGTTGTTTGCTCCGTCACTAATATTCAGTGGCACAATGGGTGGCATATTTCAATCGTATACGAGAGAATTTCACTCACTCTTCCCATTATCGAAAAGTAGTTGCAAGTATTACTCGTATGATCGTATCTCACTGCAAGTTAACTAGGTACGAAATAATGATTGATGGTAAGATGCAAATTGAGCTATGTtggttgcatatatatattttgagcaTACACATGTGCAACAGGACGGATGGGCCTCCCAGACACAAAATTGTGCAATTCCACAAGCTTAGGTGGTAGTATTTAAGGGTGTTTTATTGGTTAAGATCATTGAAACAATATTTAATGCTGTCTTCCTCTAGTTTTGATATGCAAGCTTCACTTTCCATGTTCATCGCACACGCCATTAGACCCATATATTTACATCTCTTTGTGAGATTCACAAGTCATGATTGGGGATTTACATGAAGCAGGAATTTCTAATGTAACTGAAAGAAAAGGAATGACTGAAATAGAAGTTGTCAAAGTCAAAAAGATAAAACCTCAAAGGCTATTCACGTTTTTCCTTCTCATACCTCTCCACCATCTACAGGAGTcatctcttctttctttctcctctAGTCCTTCCATAGTGCGTCATCCATACTCCTATAGAAACCTTGTGATCAACTAACTATTCATGTACCAGTCAGTAGAACCAACCAATGACTATAAACGTAATTACTAATTATAGGAAGCTCGAGAGTatagaaaacaaataaattaataaaCTTTCAGATTTTTCACCTTATTTAGTTGTTAGTTGAAAAAAACACACGTTAGCAATATCAAGTATTTTGTTATATGTTTGATGTGGTTGTAGGCTTGACACACCATAGTTAAAATCATAGATTTGGAATCAATGTATTTTAATTTTAGAAGTACGGTGAATATATACACACACTTACTTATGGTTTGGGAGATATTTGATACATATgggaatattttaagcctacgTGAGATTCATATACATGCAAATATAGTGATTCGATACAAAGGAGCGAAATTTTAGGATTTTTGATTCCTCTCTCTCGCTGGTTTTGATGGTTTTGGAGTCCATCTTTCACAAAGGCCAACTCTATCATTGGCTGGCGCCGCTTCGTTTGGGGACCTGTTAGGATTATAGTAGGGTTTCCTCCGCTCCAAATCTCCCTCTTGTAGGAGCAACAGGTACAACTTTCCTTTTTCATAGTTTTTTCCCTTCACAGTTCCTTTGCCTGTCCCCGGTAATGGTCTTTTCGTCCGTTGTGTTGTGTAATATATtaacatataatttttttacgcTTTTGCGTTTTTTTAGTGATGTGACGATGATGTATATGGACCGTGTGTTCTCAATTGTATACTTTCAAAGGAACTAGTACCATTCGTATTGTTGAGAGGATAAACACACAAGCGTTTAAAGTTTTTAACATTGATGAAGGGGTAGTAAACACGCGCTGCAAAAAGGTGAGACAAGGTAAAGCCGAGAGACGAGTGGTATTAAGTTCGCTCAAaaataaagttataaaaccaggGAAGCAAAGGCGGCccgggaaaaaaaagaacccaTCGCGGCCACCCGCCTCGTTCGCTTCCATCCTCTCCGCAGTCcgcacccgcgcgcgcgcgctcgactCCCGCACCAGCCGCGTCATGGCGCCATTCCAGCTGCGCTTCGGCCTCCGGATGTCCCCCTCGCGCtcctccgacgaggaggaggaagacgacgaggacgaggaagGGTTCGAGTACGAGGAGATACTGAGCGACGACGGGAcggactcgccgccgccgctgatgaTGCAGGCGgagaagggagggggagggctgGTCGGGGCGGTGGTGGGGGCGCTGCGGAGGTCGCTGGTGATGTGCAGCGCCGGGAAggtcggggaggaggaggacagcgaggacgaggaagaggaggggatggAGATCGGGCGGCCCACGGACGTGCGGCACGTCTCCCACGTCACCTTCGACCGCTTcggcggcttcctcggcctccCCGCCGACCTCGAGCCCGAAGTTCCCAGCCCCACGCCCAGCGCCAGGTGAGCTCGCCGGCGCTAACTCTCTGCAATTCCTCTGTTTCTTCTACTCTTCGGTCTCTCTCTTTCAGTTTTCTGAGGATTTTACCTGAAAGAAGCTAGTAGCTACGTACTCTACATACCCAAATATTCTTTGGTACTTGTATTTTTCAATTTCACGCAGTGTATTTTTCAATTTCACGCAGAAATATGTGTTAGTAAATTTGTTGTTTTATCCTTCTCTGTTCTGTGTTCTCCAATGCAATTAGCGTATAACCTCTTTACAAAATATATTGTGTTCATAGAAAGGCTCCCAAGAAAGTTGATAGTACTAATATGATGTTTCAGAACGATGATAGTGAGCTTTGGTTTCTTTTCTAGTATGTTTAGTTGATCGCTCAGATGATACAGGGTAGAAAGAGGGCGATTTGTTTAAGGATGTAAGATTAATTTATTCCACAAGTGGATCTAGTAATTAAAAAAGGACAAGTAGTACCTTTTTAATAAAAAGTTCAGTTCTTAATTCTAGTATGCGGTTATATAGTTAGATTGCTGAGTCAAGAAGTACATGCCATCAAACAAGGAATGGAAGTATGGAACACTATGAAGGTATGTGAAGGTATACGATTCTGAAGATATATGAGGGCATAAGAGAAGAATAACTCATATGTAGGATTTGGTACAATACTACCATATGACGGCCATGGGTTGAACTTTCAACGGATCAGACTTGAGTTACTTCGTTCTGTGCTTGAGCTTTAAGCAACGGGGCTGTTTGAGGTGGTTGGCCAGCATGAGCAACAAATGGGAATCTTCAAAcctatcttttttattttggattAGTTCTCCTGTACTTTGCATCATCATATATAGTAATGTTCTGTGAAGTTTGTCCTTTTGCATTTACAAATATCATTTACACCATCTTTTTAAGGTTGTTAACGTCAAATCAGTATTTGATGTACAACCTAGTTAAATGAGCTAGGAATATAAGACATTGTCCTGTTGCTACTGCTGTTATGTCATAATCTCTTTTTTACCCCTTTAACTTGTAGTGGTTACAGAAGTGAAGATTCAAAGTTTATTCACCTTAACTACGAtccttccctcctttttctttttcttttttaccgtGAAACAGTAGGGGAGGCCTCTACCGTATATTAATTTTCGAAAAGTTTATGTACATGATACTTAACAATTTCCATGTCTAATTTTCCATGCAGTGTAAATGTATTTGGTGTTTCACCAACCTCTTTGCAATGTTCATTTGATCACAAAGGAAATAGCGTGCCCACAATACTGTTGATGATGCAGAGGAAGTTGTATGAACGAGAGGGACTTAAGGTATGGCCACCGCAACCTAACGATTAGCATTAGAAAAGTCAGTATTCAAGCCTTCGGAATACTTATCCATTGTGTTCTTACTTCTTAGATCGAAGGGATCTTCAGAATTAACGCAGAGAATAGCCAGGAAATCTGTGTCAGGAAACAACTAAACAGTGGTGTGGTTCCAGATGAGGTTGACTTACACTGCCTTGCAGGGTTGATAAAGGTAGCATGAACTTCCTCATCTCTCCTTAATTTTTCCGGTCCACGGCCTGAGCTGTATGAGGCAAAAAAGATCGTTATTATTTATCGGCAATTTGCtcttgtttgtttagtttttcagTACTGAGCATTACCTCAGATTGACAGACGACTAGGCAGTTGCATCTATGTATGTGCATCCCCTTTTTATGCAATCTGAACATTTCAGAACCTGAAATGTTTGCAGACATGAAGGAATACAGAATAATTGGTGCAAGGAACAGTACTTTTTAAGTAAAAAGTCGAATAAGTATTTGCAGGCAACTGACTATTAGATGTGCATGCTATTAGTCATATTTCTTGTACATGGGTTATTGGCTTACTGGAGGATCTATTCCATGATCACTATATTCCCTTTTTATAGGCATGGTTTCGGGAACTCCCAACCGGTGTATTGGACTCACTGACACCGGAACAAGTAATGCATTGCAACACAGAAGAGGACTGTGCTCTCCTTGCTTCAATGCTACCACCAGTGGAAGCCGCATTACTCGATTGGGCTATCAATCTGATGGCTGATGTTGTGGAGCATGAAAACTACAACAAGATGAATGCTAGAAACATCGCTATGGTCTTTGCGCCAAACATGACTCAGGTATTAGAAACAACTCTGGATTCTTTCGTTAGAAAAGCATACACATACACTAACCTGCAATGTTTGTTTTCCAGATGGCCGATCCATTGACTGCCCTGATACATGCAGTTCAGGTCATGAATTTCCTCAAGACATTGATCTTGAAGACTTTAAAGGAAAGAGAGGCAGCCGGAACACCTAAGACAACGGAACCATGCTCCGGTTCTCCAAACGGACAAGATAAACCTCCGACGCCAGAGAATTTGGAGAGACCCATCATTTGTTCAGATCAGAAAGGCATAGATAAACCTATGTTTGATATGGCTACTTGTGATCAGCTGCTGTTTGGACCTAAACAATTCCTTGATCATCGTGAGAACAACAAATTTGAAGGACCGGAGAAGCATGACATAGGCCAACCGAAGCGCCATAGCGAAGCTTCTCCTCTTGGTAATGATTCGAATAACCAAGTCAGCAGCCCTGGAAAAGAATTTGGCAACAGAAATGTGGAAGGCCTGTTCGACAAATTTAGTTTTAGGAAAGGTGTCGAGAGGCTTTGCAGGCACCCTGTGTTCCAGTTGAGTAGGTCCATGAAGAAGTCTGCAGACGTTGTGGTCTTTGATGCTCCTGGAGAAGCAAGACAAGCTTGGGGTTTGATATGATAATGGTTGTATATGTAGTTGGTGTGGATGTAATGCTATCTTTTCTCTGTCTTGTTTGTGTGAGCAGAAGCGATTAGCATGTTAGATTTATAGGTGCTGCAGGTTGTTGTGTGCATTATAACCATTTACTTCTGACGAAAGCGTCTGCCTGTGGCTGCTACAAGTAAACGAAAGCCAGCTGAATT
This window of the Oryza sativa Japonica Group chromosome 4, ASM3414082v1 genome carries:
- the LOC4336743 gene encoding rho GTPase-activating protein 5, giving the protein MAPFQLRFGLRMSPSRSSDEEEEDDEDEEGFEYEEILSDDGTDSPPPLMMQAEKGGGGLVGAVVGALRRSLVMCSAGKVGEEEDSEDEEEEGMEIGRPTDVRHVSHVTFDRFGGFLGLPADLEPEVPSPTPSASVNVFGVSPTSLQCSFDHKGNSVPTILLMMQRKLYEREGLKIEGIFRINAENSQEICVRKQLNSGVVPDEVDLHCLAGLIKAWFRELPTGVLDSLTPEQVMHCNTEEDCALLASMLPPVEAALLDWAINLMADVVEHENYNKMNARNIAMVFAPNMTQMADPLTALIHAVQVMNFLKTLILKTLKEREAAGTPKTTEPCSGSPNGQDKPPTPENLERPIICSDQKGIDKPMFDMATCDQLLFGPKQFLDHRENNKFEGPEKHDIGQPKRHSEASPLGNDSNNQVSSPGKEFGNRNVEGLFDKFSFRKGVERLCRHPVFQLSRSMKKSADVVVFDAPGEARQAWGLI